A DNA window from Ovis aries strain OAR_USU_Benz2616 breed Rambouillet chromosome 7, ARS-UI_Ramb_v3.0, whole genome shotgun sequence contains the following coding sequences:
- the PLA2G4B gene encoding cytosolic phospholipase A2 beta isoform X3 yields MALAKVPGTCLLTIRVLQAHGLPSKDLVTSSDCYVTLWLPTASSHQLQTRTVKNCRNPVWNQSFHFRIHSQIKVDGRQPWPRSLSPTVASQPLVPCLTPSSCRPLTLFPFQNIVHLRVFDQDLLTTDDPVLSVLFDVGTLRAGETRRKSFSLSPQGEERLEVEFRLQNLTDGAEYLFSNGILVARELSCLHVRLEKAGDFQESEGRVQLVVPGSCEGPQEAFVGAGSFRFHWPACWEQELSIHLQDAPQEQLKVPLRALPSGQVVRLVFPTSQEPLMKVELKNEEGSRELAVRLGCGPCAEEQAFLSRRKQVVAKALQQALQLDGDLREEEIPVVAVMATGGGIRAMTSLYGQLAGLKALGLLDCVSYITGASGSTWALANLYEDPEWSQKDLAGPIESLKTQVTKSKLGVLAPRQLLRYQQELAERARLGHPTCFTNLWALVNEALLHDEPHDYKLSDQREALSRGQNPLPIYCALNTKEQNLTTFEFGEWCEFSPYEVGFPKYGAFIPPELFGSEFFMGRLTKQLPESRICFLEGIWSNLYAANLQDSLYWSSEPSQFWDRWAQARASLATKLDGLPNELTPAEPYLCLLDVGYLVNTSCPPLLPPTRDVDLILSLDYNLHGAFQQLQLLGRFCQEQGIPFPPISPSPEEQCQPQECHLFSDPARPDIPAVLHFPLVNASFRDHSAPGVRRTAEEQAAGEVNLSESDSPYHYSKVTYSLEDVDKLLRLTQYNICNNQERLLEALREAMQRRRQRTQRRPE; encoded by the exons ATGGCTCTG GCAAAGGTGCCTGGGACCTGCTTACTCACCATTCGTGTCCTGCAGGCCCATGGCCTGCCCTCCAAGGACCTTG TGACCTCCTCTGACTGCTACGTGACCCTGTGGCTGCCCACGGCCTCCAGCCACCAGCTGCAGACGCGCACAGTCAAGAACTGCAGAAACCCTGTCTGGAATCAGAGCTTTCACTTCCGAATCCATAGCCAGATCAAGGTGGATGGGCGTCAGCCCTGGCCCCGCTCACTGTCCCCCACTGTTGCCTCCCAGCCTCTTGTTCCCTGCCTCACCCCCTCTTCCTGCAGGCCCCTCACTCTATTTCCCTTTCAGAACATTGTGCATCTCAGAGTCTTTGACCAAGACCTTCTGACCACGGATGACCCTGTGTTGTCAGTGCTGTTTGACGTGGGGACCTTGCGGGCTGGGGAGACCCGGCGCAAGAGCTTCTCGCTGAGCCCTCAG GGTGAGGAACGCCTGGAAGTTGAATTTCGGCTGCAAAATCT GACTGATGGTGCTGAGTACCTCTTCAGCAATGGCATCCTAGTG GCCCGGGAGCTCTCCTGCTTGCATGTTCGACTGGAGAAGGCAGGGGACTTTCAGG AGTCGGAGGGCAGAGTTCAGCTTGTGGTTCCTGGGTCCTGTGAGGGTCCACAGGAAGCCTTCGTGGGTGCCGGCTCCTTCCGCTTCCATTGGCCAGCCTGCTGGGAGCAGGAGCTGAGTATTCACCTGCAG GATGCCCCCCAAGAGCAGCTGAAGGTGCCCCTGAGGGCTCTGCCCTCTGGCCAAGTGGTGCGACTCGTCTTCCCTACGTCCCAG GAGCCCCTGATGAAAGTGGAGCTGAAAAATGAAGAAGG ATCCAGGGAACTGGCTGTGCGGCTGGGCTGCGGGCCCTGTGCTGAGGAGCAGGCCTTCCTGAGCAGGAGGAAGCAGGTGGTAGCCAAGGCCCTGCAGCAGGCCCTGCAGCTGGATGGAGACCTGCGGGAAGAGGAG ATTCCAGTGGTTGCTGTTATGGCCACTGGTGGTGGTATCCGGGCCATGACCTCACTGTATGGACAGCTGGCTGGCCTAAAGGCGCTTGGCCTCTTGGAttgtgtctcctacatcacaGGGGCCTCGGGCTCCACCTG GGCTTTGGCCAACCTCTACGAGGATCCAGAGTGGTCTCAGAAGGACCTGGCAGGGCCCATCGAGTCACTGAAGACCCAGGTGACCAAGAGCAAGCTGGGTGTGCTAGCCCCCAGGCAGCTACTGCGGTACCAGCAGGAGCTGGCTGAGCGTGCCCGCCTGGGCCACCCGACCTGCTTCACCAACCTGTGGGCCCTCGTCAACGAGGCGCTGCTACATGACGAG CCTCATGACTACAAGCTCTCAGACCAGCGGGAGGCCCTGAGTCGAGGCCAGAACCCCCTGCCCATTTACTGTGCTCTCAACACCAAGGAACAGAATCTGACCACCTTTGAATTTGGGG AGTGGTGTGAGTTCTCCCCCTACGAGGTCGGCTTTCCCAAGTATGGCGCCTTCATCCCCCCCGAGCTCTTCGGCTCTGAGTTCTTCATGGGGCGCCTGACAAAACAGCTTCCTGAGTCCCGTATCTGTTTCCTGGAAG GTATCTGGAGCAACCTGTACGCAGCCAACCTCCAGGACAGCCTGTACTGGTCATCCGAGCCCAGCCAGTTCTGGGACCGCTGGGCACAAGCTCGAGCCAGCCTGG CTACCAAACTGGACGGCCTTCCCAACGAGCTGACACCTGCAGAGCCCTACCTTTGCTTGCTGGATGTTGGGTACCTTGTCAATACCAGCTGCCCACCCCTCCTGCCGCCCACACGGGACGTGGACCTCATCCTGTCGCTAGATTACAATCTCCATGGAGCCTTCCAG cagctgcagcttctGGGTCGGTTCTGCCAAGAGCAGGGCATCCCGTTCCCGCCCATCTCGCCCAGCCCCGAGGAGCAGTGCCAGCCCCAAGAGTGCCACCTTTTCTCGGACCCCGCCCGCCCTGACATCCCTGCCGTGCTGCACTTCCCTCTGGTCAATGCCTCCTTCAGGGACCACTCTGCCCCCG GGGTCCGACGGACAGCCGAGGAGCAGGCGGCTGGGGAAGTGAACCTATCTGAATCCGACTCCCCCTACCACTACTCGAAGGTGACCTACAGCCTGGAGGACGTGGACAAGCTGCTCCGCCTGACGCAGTACAACATTTGCAACAACCAGGAGCGGCTGCTGGAGGCCCTGCGTGAGGCCATGCAGAGGCGGAGGCAGCGCACGCAGCGCCGGCCTGAGTGA
- the PLA2G4B gene encoding cytosolic phospholipase A2 beta isoform X1: MALAKVPGTCLLTIRVLQAHGLPSKDLVTSSDCYVTLWLPTASSHQLQTRTVKNCRNPVWNQSFHFRIHSQIKVDGRQPWPRSLSPTVASQPLVPCLTPSSCRPLTLFPFQNIVHLRVFDQDLLTTDDPVLSVLFDVGTLRAGETRRKSFSLSPQGEERLEVEFRLQNLTDGAEYLFSNGILVARELSCLHVRLEKAGDFQESEGRVQLVVPGSCEGPQEAFVGAGSFRFHWPACWEQELSIHLQDAPQEQLKVPLRALPSGQVVRLVFPTSQEPLMKVELKNEEGSRELAVRLGCGPCAEEQAFLSRRKQVVAKALQQALQLDGDLREEEIPVVAVMATGGGIRAMTSLYGQLAGLKALGLLDCVSYITGASGSTWALANLYEDPEWSQKDLAGPIESLKTQVTKSKLGVLAPRQLLRYQQELAERARLGHPTCFTNLWALVNEALLHDEPHDYKLSDQREALSRGQNPLPIYCALNTKEQNLTTFEFGEWCEFSPYEVGFPKYGAFIPPELFGSEFFMGRLTKQLPESRICFLEGIWSNLYAANLQDSLYWSSEPSQFWDRWAQARASLDKEQVPLLKIEEPPTVAGSIAEVFTDLLTRRPLAQATHNFLRGFSFHKDYFQHPHFSAWKATKLDGLPNELTPAEPYLCLLDVGYLVNTSCPPLLPPTRDVDLILSLDYNLHGAFQQLQLLGRFCQEQGIPFPPISPSPEEQCQPQECHLFSDPARPDIPAVLHFPLVNASFRDHSAPGVRRTAEEQAAGEVNLSESDSPYHYSKVTYSLEDVDKLLRLTQYNICNNQERLLEALREAMQRRRQRTQRRPE, from the exons ATGGCTCTG GCAAAGGTGCCTGGGACCTGCTTACTCACCATTCGTGTCCTGCAGGCCCATGGCCTGCCCTCCAAGGACCTTG TGACCTCCTCTGACTGCTACGTGACCCTGTGGCTGCCCACGGCCTCCAGCCACCAGCTGCAGACGCGCACAGTCAAGAACTGCAGAAACCCTGTCTGGAATCAGAGCTTTCACTTCCGAATCCATAGCCAGATCAAGGTGGATGGGCGTCAGCCCTGGCCCCGCTCACTGTCCCCCACTGTTGCCTCCCAGCCTCTTGTTCCCTGCCTCACCCCCTCTTCCTGCAGGCCCCTCACTCTATTTCCCTTTCAGAACATTGTGCATCTCAGAGTCTTTGACCAAGACCTTCTGACCACGGATGACCCTGTGTTGTCAGTGCTGTTTGACGTGGGGACCTTGCGGGCTGGGGAGACCCGGCGCAAGAGCTTCTCGCTGAGCCCTCAG GGTGAGGAACGCCTGGAAGTTGAATTTCGGCTGCAAAATCT GACTGATGGTGCTGAGTACCTCTTCAGCAATGGCATCCTAGTG GCCCGGGAGCTCTCCTGCTTGCATGTTCGACTGGAGAAGGCAGGGGACTTTCAGG AGTCGGAGGGCAGAGTTCAGCTTGTGGTTCCTGGGTCCTGTGAGGGTCCACAGGAAGCCTTCGTGGGTGCCGGCTCCTTCCGCTTCCATTGGCCAGCCTGCTGGGAGCAGGAGCTGAGTATTCACCTGCAG GATGCCCCCCAAGAGCAGCTGAAGGTGCCCCTGAGGGCTCTGCCCTCTGGCCAAGTGGTGCGACTCGTCTTCCCTACGTCCCAG GAGCCCCTGATGAAAGTGGAGCTGAAAAATGAAGAAGG ATCCAGGGAACTGGCTGTGCGGCTGGGCTGCGGGCCCTGTGCTGAGGAGCAGGCCTTCCTGAGCAGGAGGAAGCAGGTGGTAGCCAAGGCCCTGCAGCAGGCCCTGCAGCTGGATGGAGACCTGCGGGAAGAGGAG ATTCCAGTGGTTGCTGTTATGGCCACTGGTGGTGGTATCCGGGCCATGACCTCACTGTATGGACAGCTGGCTGGCCTAAAGGCGCTTGGCCTCTTGGAttgtgtctcctacatcacaGGGGCCTCGGGCTCCACCTG GGCTTTGGCCAACCTCTACGAGGATCCAGAGTGGTCTCAGAAGGACCTGGCAGGGCCCATCGAGTCACTGAAGACCCAGGTGACCAAGAGCAAGCTGGGTGTGCTAGCCCCCAGGCAGCTACTGCGGTACCAGCAGGAGCTGGCTGAGCGTGCCCGCCTGGGCCACCCGACCTGCTTCACCAACCTGTGGGCCCTCGTCAACGAGGCGCTGCTACATGACGAG CCTCATGACTACAAGCTCTCAGACCAGCGGGAGGCCCTGAGTCGAGGCCAGAACCCCCTGCCCATTTACTGTGCTCTCAACACCAAGGAACAGAATCTGACCACCTTTGAATTTGGGG AGTGGTGTGAGTTCTCCCCCTACGAGGTCGGCTTTCCCAAGTATGGCGCCTTCATCCCCCCCGAGCTCTTCGGCTCTGAGTTCTTCATGGGGCGCCTGACAAAACAGCTTCCTGAGTCCCGTATCTGTTTCCTGGAAG GTATCTGGAGCAACCTGTACGCAGCCAACCTCCAGGACAGCCTGTACTGGTCATCCGAGCCCAGCCAGTTCTGGGACCGCTGGGCACAAGCTCGAGCCAGCCTGG ACAAGGAGCAGGTCCCCCTTCTGAAGATAGAAGAGCCTCCCACGGTGGCCGGCAGCATAGCGGAGGTTTTCACCGACCTTCTGACGCGGCGTCCACTTGCCCAGGCCACCCACAACTTCCTACGTGGCTTCTCCTTCCACAAGGACTATTTCCAGCACCCTCACTTTTCTGCCTGGAAAG CTACCAAACTGGACGGCCTTCCCAACGAGCTGACACCTGCAGAGCCCTACCTTTGCTTGCTGGATGTTGGGTACCTTGTCAATACCAGCTGCCCACCCCTCCTGCCGCCCACACGGGACGTGGACCTCATCCTGTCGCTAGATTACAATCTCCATGGAGCCTTCCAG cagctgcagcttctGGGTCGGTTCTGCCAAGAGCAGGGCATCCCGTTCCCGCCCATCTCGCCCAGCCCCGAGGAGCAGTGCCAGCCCCAAGAGTGCCACCTTTTCTCGGACCCCGCCCGCCCTGACATCCCTGCCGTGCTGCACTTCCCTCTGGTCAATGCCTCCTTCAGGGACCACTCTGCCCCCG GGGTCCGACGGACAGCCGAGGAGCAGGCGGCTGGGGAAGTGAACCTATCTGAATCCGACTCCCCCTACCACTACTCGAAGGTGACCTACAGCCTGGAGGACGTGGACAAGCTGCTCCGCCTGACGCAGTACAACATTTGCAACAACCAGGAGCGGCTGCTGGAGGCCCTGCGTGAGGCCATGCAGAGGCGGAGGCAGCGCACGCAGCGCCGGCCTGAGTGA
- the PLA2G4B gene encoding cytosolic phospholipase A2 beta isoform X4 yields MALAKVPGTCLLTIRVLQAHGLPSKDLVTSSDCYVTLWLPTASSHQLQTRTVKNCRNPVWNQSFHFRIHSQIKVDGRQPWPRSLSPTVASQPLVPCLTPSSCRPLTLFPFQNIVHLRVFDQDLLTTDDPVLSVLFDVGTLRAGETRRKSFSLSPQGEERLEVEFRLQNLTDGAEYLFSNGILVARELSCLHVRLEKAGDFQESEGRVQLVVPGSCEGPQEAFVGAGSFRFHWPACWEQELSIHLQDAPQEQLKVPLRALPSGQVVRLVFPTSQEPLMKVELKNEEGSRELAVRLGCGPCAEEQAFLSRRKQVVAKALQQALQLDGDLREEEIPVVAVMATGGGIRAMTSLYGQLAGLKALGLLDCVSYITGASGSTWALANLYEDPEWSQKDLAGPIESLKTQVTKSKLGVLAPRQLLRYQQELAERARLGHPTCFTNLWALVNEALLHDEPHDYKLSDQREALSRGQNPLPIYCALNTKEQNLTTFEFGEWCEFSPYEVGFPKYGAFIPPELFGSEFFMGRLTKQLPESRICFLEGIWSNLYAANLQDSLYWSSEPSQFWDRWAQARASLDKEQVPLLKIEEPPTVAGSIAEVFTDLLTRRPLAQATHNFLRGFSFHKDYFQHPHFSAWKATKLDGLPNELTPAEPYLCLLDVGYLVNTSCPPLLPPTRDVDLILSLDYNLHGAFQVTPKPILHPRQASPMAGLHSPHRGPTDSRGAGGWGSEPI; encoded by the exons ATGGCTCTG GCAAAGGTGCCTGGGACCTGCTTACTCACCATTCGTGTCCTGCAGGCCCATGGCCTGCCCTCCAAGGACCTTG TGACCTCCTCTGACTGCTACGTGACCCTGTGGCTGCCCACGGCCTCCAGCCACCAGCTGCAGACGCGCACAGTCAAGAACTGCAGAAACCCTGTCTGGAATCAGAGCTTTCACTTCCGAATCCATAGCCAGATCAAGGTGGATGGGCGTCAGCCCTGGCCCCGCTCACTGTCCCCCACTGTTGCCTCCCAGCCTCTTGTTCCCTGCCTCACCCCCTCTTCCTGCAGGCCCCTCACTCTATTTCCCTTTCAGAACATTGTGCATCTCAGAGTCTTTGACCAAGACCTTCTGACCACGGATGACCCTGTGTTGTCAGTGCTGTTTGACGTGGGGACCTTGCGGGCTGGGGAGACCCGGCGCAAGAGCTTCTCGCTGAGCCCTCAG GGTGAGGAACGCCTGGAAGTTGAATTTCGGCTGCAAAATCT GACTGATGGTGCTGAGTACCTCTTCAGCAATGGCATCCTAGTG GCCCGGGAGCTCTCCTGCTTGCATGTTCGACTGGAGAAGGCAGGGGACTTTCAGG AGTCGGAGGGCAGAGTTCAGCTTGTGGTTCCTGGGTCCTGTGAGGGTCCACAGGAAGCCTTCGTGGGTGCCGGCTCCTTCCGCTTCCATTGGCCAGCCTGCTGGGAGCAGGAGCTGAGTATTCACCTGCAG GATGCCCCCCAAGAGCAGCTGAAGGTGCCCCTGAGGGCTCTGCCCTCTGGCCAAGTGGTGCGACTCGTCTTCCCTACGTCCCAG GAGCCCCTGATGAAAGTGGAGCTGAAAAATGAAGAAGG ATCCAGGGAACTGGCTGTGCGGCTGGGCTGCGGGCCCTGTGCTGAGGAGCAGGCCTTCCTGAGCAGGAGGAAGCAGGTGGTAGCCAAGGCCCTGCAGCAGGCCCTGCAGCTGGATGGAGACCTGCGGGAAGAGGAG ATTCCAGTGGTTGCTGTTATGGCCACTGGTGGTGGTATCCGGGCCATGACCTCACTGTATGGACAGCTGGCTGGCCTAAAGGCGCTTGGCCTCTTGGAttgtgtctcctacatcacaGGGGCCTCGGGCTCCACCTG GGCTTTGGCCAACCTCTACGAGGATCCAGAGTGGTCTCAGAAGGACCTGGCAGGGCCCATCGAGTCACTGAAGACCCAGGTGACCAAGAGCAAGCTGGGTGTGCTAGCCCCCAGGCAGCTACTGCGGTACCAGCAGGAGCTGGCTGAGCGTGCCCGCCTGGGCCACCCGACCTGCTTCACCAACCTGTGGGCCCTCGTCAACGAGGCGCTGCTACATGACGAG CCTCATGACTACAAGCTCTCAGACCAGCGGGAGGCCCTGAGTCGAGGCCAGAACCCCCTGCCCATTTACTGTGCTCTCAACACCAAGGAACAGAATCTGACCACCTTTGAATTTGGGG AGTGGTGTGAGTTCTCCCCCTACGAGGTCGGCTTTCCCAAGTATGGCGCCTTCATCCCCCCCGAGCTCTTCGGCTCTGAGTTCTTCATGGGGCGCCTGACAAAACAGCTTCCTGAGTCCCGTATCTGTTTCCTGGAAG GTATCTGGAGCAACCTGTACGCAGCCAACCTCCAGGACAGCCTGTACTGGTCATCCGAGCCCAGCCAGTTCTGGGACCGCTGGGCACAAGCTCGAGCCAGCCTGG ACAAGGAGCAGGTCCCCCTTCTGAAGATAGAAGAGCCTCCCACGGTGGCCGGCAGCATAGCGGAGGTTTTCACCGACCTTCTGACGCGGCGTCCACTTGCCCAGGCCACCCACAACTTCCTACGTGGCTTCTCCTTCCACAAGGACTATTTCCAGCACCCTCACTTTTCTGCCTGGAAAG CTACCAAACTGGACGGCCTTCCCAACGAGCTGACACCTGCAGAGCCCTACCTTTGCTTGCTGGATGTTGGGTACCTTGTCAATACCAGCTGCCCACCCCTCCTGCCGCCCACACGGGACGTGGACCTCATCCTGTCGCTAGATTACAATCTCCATGGAGCCTTCCAG GTGACCCCCAAACCCATCCTCCACCCCCGGCAGGCATCCCCCATGGCCGGGCTGCACTCTCCCCACAGGGGTCCGACGGACAGCCGAGGAGCAGGCGGCTGGGGAAGTGAACCTATCTGA
- the PLA2G4B gene encoding cytosolic phospholipase A2 beta isoform X5: MALAKVPGTCLLTIRVLQAHGLPSKDLVTSSDCYVTLWLPTASSHQLQTRTVKNCRNPVWNQSFHFRIHSQIKVDGRQPWPRSLSPTVASQPLVPCLTPSSCRPLTLFPFQNIVHLRVFDQDLLTTDDPVLSVLFDVGTLRAGETRRKSFSLSPQGEERLEVEFRLQNLTDGAEYLFSNGILVARELSCLHVRLEKAGDFQESEGRVQLVVPGSCEGPQEAFVGAGSFRFHWPACWEQELSIHLQDAPQEQLKVPLRALPSGQVVRLVFPTSQEPLMKVELKNEEGSRELAVRLGCGPCAEEQAFLSRRKQVVAKALQQALQLDGDLREEEIPVVAVMATGGGIRAMTSLYGQLAGLKALGLLDCVSYITGASGSTWALANLYEDPEWSQKDLAGPIESLKTQVTKSKLGVLAPRQLLRYQQELAERARLGHPTCFTNLWALVNEALLHDEPHDYKLSDQREALSRGQNPLPIYCALNTKEQNLTTFEFGEWCEFSPYEVGFPKYGAFIPPELFGSEFFMGRLTKQLPESRICFLEGIWSNLYAANLQDSLYWSSEPSQFWDRWAQARASLDKEQVPLLKIEEPPTVAGSIAEVFTDLLTRRPLAQATHNFLRGFSFHKDYFQHPHFSAWKATKLDGLPNELTPAEPYLCLLDVGYLVNTSCPPLLPPTRDVDLILSLDYNLHGAFQGSDGQPRSRRLGK, from the exons ATGGCTCTG GCAAAGGTGCCTGGGACCTGCTTACTCACCATTCGTGTCCTGCAGGCCCATGGCCTGCCCTCCAAGGACCTTG TGACCTCCTCTGACTGCTACGTGACCCTGTGGCTGCCCACGGCCTCCAGCCACCAGCTGCAGACGCGCACAGTCAAGAACTGCAGAAACCCTGTCTGGAATCAGAGCTTTCACTTCCGAATCCATAGCCAGATCAAGGTGGATGGGCGTCAGCCCTGGCCCCGCTCACTGTCCCCCACTGTTGCCTCCCAGCCTCTTGTTCCCTGCCTCACCCCCTCTTCCTGCAGGCCCCTCACTCTATTTCCCTTTCAGAACATTGTGCATCTCAGAGTCTTTGACCAAGACCTTCTGACCACGGATGACCCTGTGTTGTCAGTGCTGTTTGACGTGGGGACCTTGCGGGCTGGGGAGACCCGGCGCAAGAGCTTCTCGCTGAGCCCTCAG GGTGAGGAACGCCTGGAAGTTGAATTTCGGCTGCAAAATCT GACTGATGGTGCTGAGTACCTCTTCAGCAATGGCATCCTAGTG GCCCGGGAGCTCTCCTGCTTGCATGTTCGACTGGAGAAGGCAGGGGACTTTCAGG AGTCGGAGGGCAGAGTTCAGCTTGTGGTTCCTGGGTCCTGTGAGGGTCCACAGGAAGCCTTCGTGGGTGCCGGCTCCTTCCGCTTCCATTGGCCAGCCTGCTGGGAGCAGGAGCTGAGTATTCACCTGCAG GATGCCCCCCAAGAGCAGCTGAAGGTGCCCCTGAGGGCTCTGCCCTCTGGCCAAGTGGTGCGACTCGTCTTCCCTACGTCCCAG GAGCCCCTGATGAAAGTGGAGCTGAAAAATGAAGAAGG ATCCAGGGAACTGGCTGTGCGGCTGGGCTGCGGGCCCTGTGCTGAGGAGCAGGCCTTCCTGAGCAGGAGGAAGCAGGTGGTAGCCAAGGCCCTGCAGCAGGCCCTGCAGCTGGATGGAGACCTGCGGGAAGAGGAG ATTCCAGTGGTTGCTGTTATGGCCACTGGTGGTGGTATCCGGGCCATGACCTCACTGTATGGACAGCTGGCTGGCCTAAAGGCGCTTGGCCTCTTGGAttgtgtctcctacatcacaGGGGCCTCGGGCTCCACCTG GGCTTTGGCCAACCTCTACGAGGATCCAGAGTGGTCTCAGAAGGACCTGGCAGGGCCCATCGAGTCACTGAAGACCCAGGTGACCAAGAGCAAGCTGGGTGTGCTAGCCCCCAGGCAGCTACTGCGGTACCAGCAGGAGCTGGCTGAGCGTGCCCGCCTGGGCCACCCGACCTGCTTCACCAACCTGTGGGCCCTCGTCAACGAGGCGCTGCTACATGACGAG CCTCATGACTACAAGCTCTCAGACCAGCGGGAGGCCCTGAGTCGAGGCCAGAACCCCCTGCCCATTTACTGTGCTCTCAACACCAAGGAACAGAATCTGACCACCTTTGAATTTGGGG AGTGGTGTGAGTTCTCCCCCTACGAGGTCGGCTTTCCCAAGTATGGCGCCTTCATCCCCCCCGAGCTCTTCGGCTCTGAGTTCTTCATGGGGCGCCTGACAAAACAGCTTCCTGAGTCCCGTATCTGTTTCCTGGAAG GTATCTGGAGCAACCTGTACGCAGCCAACCTCCAGGACAGCCTGTACTGGTCATCCGAGCCCAGCCAGTTCTGGGACCGCTGGGCACAAGCTCGAGCCAGCCTGG ACAAGGAGCAGGTCCCCCTTCTGAAGATAGAAGAGCCTCCCACGGTGGCCGGCAGCATAGCGGAGGTTTTCACCGACCTTCTGACGCGGCGTCCACTTGCCCAGGCCACCCACAACTTCCTACGTGGCTTCTCCTTCCACAAGGACTATTTCCAGCACCCTCACTTTTCTGCCTGGAAAG CTACCAAACTGGACGGCCTTCCCAACGAGCTGACACCTGCAGAGCCCTACCTTTGCTTGCTGGATGTTGGGTACCTTGTCAATACCAGCTGCCCACCCCTCCTGCCGCCCACACGGGACGTGGACCTCATCCTGTCGCTAGATTACAATCTCCATGGAGCCTTCCAG GGGTCCGACGGACAGCCGAGGAGCAGGCGGCTGGGGAAGTGA